Proteins encoded by one window of Candidatus Limnocylindrales bacterium:
- a CDS encoding polyhydroxyalkanoate synthesis regulator DNA-binding domain-containing protein — protein MGTERVIKRYTNRKLYDTDQSRYVTLDDIAKLIRDNEEVRVIDNETQDDLTSVTFAQIILEEEKRKTNLVSVPFLRKLIHSGEAAVQDLSDSAKRALDQLGDLTGRAGGRVREVVEEGGKAIDEAIDEGRSFIDELINLPQRRLESLRDVAFKQVDRIRQSPSLQREIERLEKSIHSIEQMLTKLRETEEHEAAAAAEGRGPAHTPEKKTEAIIVTEKTMVAGDVVITEISAEPVEIEGEPEEVHHHKPRASSGSRG, from the coding sequence ATGGGGACGGAACGGGTCATCAAGCGGTACACCAATCGCAAACTGTACGACACCGACCAGTCGCGGTACGTCACGCTCGACGATATCGCCAAGCTCATACGCGATAACGAAGAGGTCAGGGTCATCGACAACGAGACTCAGGACGATCTCACATCGGTGACCTTCGCGCAGATCATCCTCGAGGAGGAGAAGCGCAAGACCAACCTCGTTTCGGTGCCGTTCCTGCGAAAGCTCATCCACTCCGGCGAAGCCGCCGTGCAGGACCTGAGCGATTCCGCCAAGCGTGCGCTCGACCAGCTCGGTGACCTGACGGGCCGCGCCGGCGGCCGCGTCCGCGAGGTCGTCGAAGAGGGCGGCAAGGCGATCGACGAAGCCATCGACGAAGGCCGCAGTTTCATCGACGAGCTGATCAACCTTCCGCAGCGCCGGCTCGAAAGCCTGCGCGACGTGGCCTTCAAGCAGGTCGACCGCATCCGCCAGTCGCCGTCCCTGCAGCGCGAGATCGAGCGGCTCGAAAAGAGCATTCACAGCATCGAGCAGATGCTGACCAAGCTGCGCGAGACCGAAGAGCACGAAGCCGCCGCCGCCGCCGAGGGCCGCGGGCCCGCCCATACGCCCGAGAAGAAGACCGAAGCGATCATCGTGACCGAAAAGACGATGGTTGCCGGAGACGTGGTAATCACCGAGATCAGCGCGGAACCGGTCGAGATCGAAGGCGAGCCCGAGGAAGTCCACCACCACAAGCCTCGTGCGAGCAGCGGATCGCGCGGCTGA
- a CDS encoding carbon-nitrogen hydrolase family protein has translation MKTFPVAVVQMNSGPDKGTNLAKAAHAIEEAAHAGAQLVALPEVFSWRGKPEQSRHEAESIPGQTTDAMSALARRLRIHLIAGSILESIAFPAGAGGLPFNTATLFGPDGSLVAAYRKIHLFDVDLPGRVTVKESELRRAGDEVVCVQTELGRIGLAVCYDLRFPELFRKLADAGAEVIAMPSAFTKPTGQAHWEPLLRARAIENQCFVVAPNQYGVSTHGFEDYGNSLIVDPWGQVVARGPDNEAAVVTATLDAAVLERVRRELPSLEHRRLA, from the coding sequence ATGAAGACGTTCCCTGTCGCCGTCGTGCAGATGAACTCCGGACCCGATAAGGGAACGAATCTCGCGAAAGCCGCACACGCGATCGAGGAAGCCGCCCACGCAGGCGCGCAACTGGTTGCCCTGCCTGAAGTTTTTTCGTGGCGGGGAAAGCCGGAGCAGTCACGCCACGAGGCCGAATCGATCCCCGGACAGACCACCGATGCGATGTCGGCGCTGGCCCGGCGTCTTCGAATCCATCTCATCGCGGGGTCGATTCTCGAGTCAATCGCGTTTCCGGCCGGCGCCGGCGGGTTGCCGTTCAATACAGCCACGCTCTTCGGCCCGGACGGCTCGCTCGTGGCCGCCTACCGCAAGATCCATCTTTTCGACGTCGACCTTCCGGGGCGGGTCACCGTAAAGGAATCGGAACTTCGCCGGGCCGGTGACGAAGTCGTCTGCGTCCAGACCGAGCTCGGGCGCATAGGGCTCGCGGTCTGCTACGACCTGCGCTTTCCCGAGCTGTTCCGAAAGCTCGCGGACGCCGGCGCCGAGGTCATCGCGATGCCGTCCGCTTTTACGAAACCGACCGGACAGGCGCACTGGGAGCCGTTGCTGCGCGCGCGGGCGATCGAGAACCAGTGCTTCGTGGTTGCGCCGAATCAGTACGGCGTGAGCACGCACGGGTTCGAAGATTATGGCAACTCCCTGATCGTCGATCCGTGGGGACAGGTCGTCGCGCGCGGGCCCGACAACGAAGCCGCGGTCGTGACGGCGACGCTGGACGCTGCCGTTCTCGAGCGCGTCCGTCGCGAGCTTCCAAGCCTCGAGCACCGGAGACTCGCGTGA
- the glp gene encoding gephyrin-like molybdotransferase Glp codes for MKPFLRLRTTEEAWDELASSRPLGTEVVPARSALGRVLAKPVTAREDVPHFFRSNMDGFAVRAADTTGASDESSIALVLAGEVAMGEHATATLAGGQAIRVSTGAMMPAGADAVVIVEHTEERGGRIFVRRAVAPGASTIAIAEDLHAGEVVLEAGHRLRGSDVGVVTGVGRAEITVYRTPRVGIAATGDEIVEPEEALPPGRVRNVNQYLLGSMAKSLGAYVVDYGVIRDDERALDELLRRAGSECDVLLLSGGSSKGSKDFVMGSILRVPGADVKFHGIAIAPGKPTMFAEAGALSILGVPGNPAAAAVVFALFASVLIRVREGESLRRILATRPRVRARLERDVTSTPGREDYVRVRLGDDSAGTEAFANGSLMVATPLRGKSVAISTIARADGLLRIPRSSEGLAAGTEVEVLLFQ; via the coding sequence GTGAAACCGTTCCTGCGGCTGCGCACGACCGAAGAGGCCTGGGACGAGCTGGCCTCCAGCCGGCCGCTGGGAACCGAGGTCGTTCCCGCTCGCTCGGCGCTCGGCCGCGTGCTGGCCAAGCCGGTTACTGCGCGCGAAGACGTCCCGCACTTTTTCCGTTCGAACATGGATGGCTTCGCGGTGCGCGCGGCCGATACGACCGGCGCGAGCGACGAGTCGTCGATTGCGCTCGTTCTCGCCGGAGAAGTCGCGATGGGCGAGCACGCAACCGCCACGCTCGCCGGAGGCCAGGCCATCCGCGTGTCGACCGGCGCGATGATGCCGGCCGGCGCGGACGCCGTTGTGATCGTCGAGCACACCGAGGAGCGCGGCGGCCGCATCTTCGTGCGGCGCGCGGTCGCGCCGGGCGCGAGCACGATCGCAATCGCCGAGGATCTCCACGCGGGCGAAGTCGTGCTCGAGGCCGGCCATCGCCTGCGCGGCAGCGACGTCGGCGTCGTCACCGGCGTCGGCCGCGCCGAAATCACGGTCTACCGCACGCCGCGCGTCGGCATTGCCGCAACCGGCGACGAGATCGTCGAGCCGGAAGAAGCCCTTCCTCCCGGACGCGTCCGCAACGTCAACCAGTACCTGCTCGGCTCGATGGCGAAATCGCTCGGTGCATACGTCGTCGATTACGGCGTGATCCGCGACGACGAGCGCGCGCTCGACGAGCTGCTCCGGCGTGCGGGCAGCGAATGCGACGTGCTGCTGCTGTCGGGCGGCAGCTCCAAAGGCTCCAAAGACTTCGTCATGGGATCGATCCTGCGCGTGCCGGGCGCGGACGTGAAGTTCCACGGCATCGCGATCGCTCCCGGCAAACCGACCATGTTCGCCGAAGCCGGCGCGTTGTCGATCCTCGGCGTGCCTGGAAATCCGGCTGCGGCGGCCGTCGTGTTCGCGCTGTTCGCGAGCGTGCTGATCCGCGTTCGCGAGGGCGAATCGCTGCGCCGGATCCTGGCAACCCGGCCGCGCGTGCGTGCGCGGCTCGAGCGCGACGTGACGTCCACTCCGGGCCGCGAGGACTACGTGCGCGTGCGGCTCGGGGACGATTCCGCCGGCACGGAAGCATTCGCGAACGGCTCGCTGATGGTTGCGACTCCGCTTCGCGGGAAATCGGTCGCGATCTCGACGATCGCAAGGGCCGACGGGCTGCTGCGCATTCCCAGATCCAGCGAAGGCCTCGCCGCCGGCACCGAGGTCGAAGTGCTGCTTTTCCAATGA